Genomic window (Bacteroidota bacterium):
TTTGCCGTTGGAGAGAAAGCTTTCTTCATCGATAATGGATTGAATTTGATGCGGCTCTAAAAATATAGCTAATTCCGGTAATGAAGTCGTATCCGGTTGATTAGGGAATAACTGCTCAACAGCCGATGAACTCATATTGCTGCAGGAGTAGAATAATCCGGTAATTAAAATTATTCCTGTGTTTTTAACTATATCTATCATCTGCTATAATAATTATTGGCAATATTTTTATAATGACTTAAACATCAAAAATTATATCTTTTTAAACTACATCATTTCTGTTAAAATATCTATTCCCCAAAAAAGCAAAAAGAAAGCCTAAACCTAATGGGTAAATGATTGAAAAAATAATAAATACCTCACGACTTACCGTATCTAATACATAGTACGATGCTGTTCCCATAACTGTTAATTTTGGGTCGAATAGAATTAAACTACCTGTTCTGAATACCTGTAAAGGGTTCAGCATTCCAATACCTATTATCAATTCGGGATTACCACGCATTTTCAACATAATACCTATTAGAATTAAGTCGATAAATGCTACTAAAATCAACCAAATAATAAACGCTGTACTCACTGCAATTTCCTGTGATGATGCTCTGGCAGATATATACATACTCAATCCAAGAAAGAAAAACACCAATGTAGCCAATAAGATACTATACAAAAAGAATAAATCCCAAGGCACTTCTATGTTAGTGATCAAAGCCCAAATAACAGCTCCTACTAACGCAATAAAGACCGGTGTATAGATTATCAGGAATCGTCCGAGAAGTTTTCCCCAGAAATAGCTGCTAAAGGATATAGGCAGAGATAATACATATTCCATTACGCTGTTTTCTCTGTCACCAACAACCGAACGCACTGTAGATATTAGCACATAAATTGGTAGTACAGCCATGCTAATTTGCATGAAGGTAACCATAAGACGACTTAATCCTACAAAACCTATAATTTGAGACTCTGTAATGCCTGAAGTAAACATTGTGGCAACAAATCCACCGAATAACAGACTATATGCCCAAAACCAACGCGACCGTAAACTTTGGCGTATGTCTGAGTGTATGATCTCTTTTGTGCTTTGAAAACTATTCATAGAATTACTGATCTTGTATTGATTTATAATAATTATGTTTCTAACATAATTTGTGTGGAAAATAAAAAACAGTTTACATATAAGTGTAAGATTATAGGATGATTAGATTGTTGATACAATAATCTCATACTCTCATAATCTTTTACTCTTTTTTATTACGCTCTTTCTCAAGTTTTTCCTCTAATTTTTTCAACTTTTCAGGATTATCTTTCATCATTAACATTTTTTCCTGGATAAAGCCTTCGCGCATGGTTTTTCCCTCATTTATACGTTGTATTACCTCATTAAAAGTGAAAATACTATCTGCATCCGGTTTTTCGGCATAGGCTGAATATCCATAACCCATAGGGGTATGCTTGCCAAAGTCGTAATAAGCAGATTCAGCATCAATCCAGTTTGACGGGTCATTTCCCTTACCGGCATCTCCTATCCAAAATTTTACTTTATCTCCTTTCCATTGATTCCAGGTTGAAGAGTCTCTCATTTCTTCGACCAAACAACCAATATCATCATACCAGTGAACTTCTCCATATTCATTAATGGATTGGGCATTATAGCGTTGATCAGTCAATCCCATTAGACATATGTGACAAACATCACGATCAAAATTGATGTCACGAGGTTTAAAATCGGTTTGTTGCTTGCAAGAGGTCATAAAGCCTATGAGTACAATTACAAATGATATTTTTTTCATACTTATCATTTTATATTTCTTTCAAAAATATATTTATTACACCTGTTTATTTACCACAATTTTACCCATATCCATTTCAACTAAGCGGTTAACTAAGTTTTTAACCTCATCAATTCTGTGACTGCTAATAATCATCAAAGCATTTTTATCGAATTTGTGTAAATAGTCGAATAGTATTGTTCGGGCCGTAGGGTCAAGGTTAGCAGCCGGTTCATCCATCAATAAAATTTTCGGTTTTCTTCCTAAAGCAAATGAGACCAGGAGCTTTTGTTTCATGCCTCCCGAAAGTTTCATAAATGGTTTGTTAATATTGAGTTTCACATCCAGGCCCAGATTTTCACTGATATCAATAAATTCCTGTTTATCAGTTTTGGTAAGAGTGGCAAAAAACTCCAGCATTTCTTTCACAGTCATCTTTATTGGAGGTGGAATCTGGGGTACAAATCCAATATTTTGAAGTATTATTTCTCTTTCTTTTCGTGGGTTCATCCCGAGAACTTCAATATTTCCTTCATAATCATACAACCCCAATATACTTCGTATCAGCGTTGTTTTTCCTGCTCCATTCTGACCGACCAAAGCAATCCTTTCACCGGCTTTAAACTGATGAGATAAATCTTCAATTACAGCAATCTTTTTAAAAGATTTTGTCAATTGATCAATTGTTATTAAGGGTTCAGTATTGTTCAATATTTAAAGGTTTAAGTTTTTTAGATTAATTTTCTCTTTATCATTCTGATAATTTTAATCAGAGTCTAATTTTGTCAAAACCGCGTATAGTAAATTTTAATGCATCTCCATAGCATACATCAACACACAAGCCGCATCTTGTACAATCTGCTCCGGCAAAGTGTACCTCTTTGGTAGCTGCGCCCCGTTTTACAAACCATAGTTCATGTGGCACCAAACAAACATCCTGACAATCTCTGCAATGACCACATTTTGATAAGTCAAACTCTATTGCCGTAGGTGTTATTTTACCAAAAGCACTATAGGTAACTCCTATCGGGCAAACATATCTGCACCAGAGACGTTTTGAATATACGATTTCTAAAAGTAACAATGCAACTACCCAAAGTAATAATAATCCGGGACCGTAAATAATAGCTCTTGAAATTATGCCTACAGGGTTAAGAGTTTCGAAAACTAATATTTTTGTAAAAACGGCCAGTAATAGAAATCCTGCCCAAAAAATATATTTAATCCCTATTTTATAGTTATGTTCTTTTATTTTTTTCTTTTTCACTAAATAATCGTGCAATTTTTCGGCATTTTCTGCTAGAAAATGATAAGGACATAACCATGAACAAAAAGTACGTCCGCCTAATAAAAAATAAAACATTAGTATTATAAAAAAACCTATAAAGAAGTTGGTTGTCAGCATTGCGAAGTATCCGGTTGTACTTCCAATAAACATTTCCTGAAGAGCATTATAGGGATCCATCAGGTAAATGCCGAAAAATCGGGAACCGCTTAGCGAACCTTCCAAAACTCCAATATCGAAAGTAAAAGAAGCCCAGAACAAAAAATTCATAAAAAGTAAAACTCCCCAACGTAAATTACGCCATTTGTTTTTGTTTGGATTAGTTGCCTTCCATTCTTTAAAAGTTATACCTAATTTAGAATGCGGTAATTCTTCTTTTGGTTTTGCCGGTATTGGTGTTAGTTTTTTAATGTTTATCATCAGAAAATATTTTAACTCATTTCTAATTTATCTATTTCTATACTACCCGGTGTTGATGGGCAAATCATAACACAAACCCCGCAACCCGTACATGCATCCAATACTATTGGCTGCCATTGTTTATTACCGTTTGTCCCTGTTTTTTCCTCCAAAATAATTGCTGATTCACCTATAGGACATTCGGTGACACACAAGTCACATATTTCACGGTCGAACTGATGGTCATTTACCAGAGAAGCTTTTCGTTCCTGTCGTTTAGGGTTAGGGGAGCGGTATATCCCTTTAAAGTCTGATTCTCTGGGTACACCTTTAAATCCTTCTCCTTTAACTGCTAAACAGGTGCCGGTATTTATTACTGCCAGACCCATTTTTGTTTCTGCTTTCATGGCTTGCGACTGAACAATGAATGGATTATAATCAGCTCCGGGATCGGGATTAGCTTTTTGATATTCTGTTAATGCATCTTCTCCGGCTTTTTTAAAGGGAAGAAAGTCTAAAGCTGCAGTTGGGCAGGTTTCAACACATTGCATTGCATCGCACGAAAAGTCACAAGCCTGCATTAGCGGATCAATATATGGAGTTCCATATGAAAGGCCGTCTTTAATGTCGGCTAGTTTC
Coding sequences:
- a CDS encoding nitrous oxide reductase accessory protein NosL; this translates as MKKISFVIVLIGFMTSCKQQTDFKPRDINFDRDVCHICLMGLTDQRYNAQSINEYGEVHWYDDIGCLVEEMRDSSTWNQWKGDKVKFWIGDAGKGNDPSNWIDAESAYYDFGKHTPMGYGYSAYAEKPDADSIFTFNEVIQRINEGKTMREGFIQEKMLMMKDNPEKLKKLEEKLEKERNKKE
- a CDS encoding 4Fe-4S dicluster domain-containing protein — translated: MKKSNSDIDRRQFLKNGAFAVAALGAVGAGVNYLKKLNKENVKTLLRPPGAINEDELIYACIKCGLCVQICPIEAVKLADIKDGLSYGTPYIDPLMQACDFSCDAMQCVETCPTAALDFLPFKKAGEDALTEYQKANPDPGADYNPFIVQSQAMKAETKMGLAVINTGTCLAVKGEGFKGVPRESDFKGIYRSPNPKRQERKASLVNDHQFDREICDLCVTECPIGESAIILEEKTGTNGNKQWQPIVLDACTGCGVCVMICPSTPGSIEIDKLEMS
- a CDS encoding NapH/MauN family ferredoxin-type protein, encoding MINIKKLTPIPAKPKEELPHSKLGITFKEWKATNPNKNKWRNLRWGVLLFMNFLFWASFTFDIGVLEGSLSGSRFFGIYLMDPYNALQEMFIGSTTGYFAMLTTNFFIGFFIILMFYFLLGGRTFCSWLCPYHFLAENAEKLHDYLVKKKKIKEHNYKIGIKYIFWAGFLLLAVFTKILVFETLNPVGIISRAIIYGPGLLLLWVVALLLLEIVYSKRLWCRYVCPIGVTYSAFGKITPTAIEFDLSKCGHCRDCQDVCLVPHELWFVKRGAATKEVHFAGADCTRCGLCVDVCYGDALKFTIRGFDKIRL
- a CDS encoding ABC transporter permease subunit, which codes for MNSFQSTKEIIHSDIRQSLRSRWFWAYSLLFGGFVATMFTSGITESQIIGFVGLSRLMVTFMQISMAVLPIYVLISTVRSVVGDRENSVMEYVLSLPISFSSYFWGKLLGRFLIIYTPVFIALVGAVIWALITNIEVPWDLFFLYSILLATLVFFFLGLSMYISARASSQEIAVSTAFIIWLILVAFIDLILIGIMLKMRGNPELIIGIGMLNPLQVFRTGSLILFDPKLTVMGTASYYVLDTVSREVFIIFSIIYPLGLGFLFAFLGNRYFNRNDVV
- a CDS encoding ABC transporter ATP-binding protein is translated as MNNTEPLITIDQLTKSFKKIAVIEDLSHQFKAGERIALVGQNGAGKTTLIRSILGLYDYEGNIEVLGMNPRKEREIILQNIGFVPQIPPPIKMTVKEMLEFFATLTKTDKQEFIDISENLGLDVKLNINKPFMKLSGGMKQKLLVSFALGRKPKILLMDEPAANLDPTARTILFDYLHKFDKNALMIISSHRIDEVKNLVNRLVEMDMGKIVVNKQV